One Myxosarcina sp. GI1 genomic window carries:
- a CDS encoding FkbM family methyltransferase — MRTRSRFAQFIVIMLKTILKLRRNLFELVGSEKYSRPSLFDIDKKLEPYLTKTNGFFIEVGANDGYSQSNTYYLERFRGWRGILIEGVPELYNSCIRERPNSQVFNCALVADDYSESFVTMKYANLMSIVKGAHKSEDADENHVQKGVAVQKNVVPYEIKVPARTLTSILDECQVKEIDFFSLDVEGFELNVLKGLDFDKYRPKYMLIEARFRQEIEDYISNLYSVEAQLSVHDFLYKSKDI, encoded by the coding sequence ATGCGAACGCGATCGCGCTTTGCTCAATTTATCGTCATAATGCTTAAAACAATACTCAAACTGCGAAGAAATTTGTTTGAATTGGTTGGTTCGGAAAAATATTCTCGACCATCGTTATTTGATATCGATAAAAAGCTAGAACCATATCTTACTAAGACAAATGGCTTCTTTATCGAGGTAGGTGCCAATGATGGATATAGTCAGAGCAATACCTATTATCTCGAACGCTTTCGCGGTTGGCGAGGAATTTTAATTGAGGGCGTTCCCGAACTTTATAACTCATGCATCAGAGAAAGACCAAATTCGCAGGTTTTTAACTGCGCCTTGGTTGCGGATGATTATTCAGAATCTTTTGTAACGATGAAGTACGCCAATTTGATGTCTATTGTTAAAGGCGCACATAAAAGTGAAGATGCCGATGAAAACCACGTTCAAAAAGGTGTTGCCGTTCAAAAAAACGTCGTACCTTATGAAATTAAAGTACCAGCTAGAACCCTAACATCAATTTTAGATGAGTGTCAGGTTAAGGAAATAGATTTTTTCTCCCTGGACGTAGAAGGATTTGAATTAAACGTTCTCAAAGGCTTGGATTTCGATAAATACCGACCTAAATATATGCTGATCGAAGCGCGATTTAGACAAGAGATAGAAGATTACATCTCTAACTTATACAGCGTAGAAGCTCAGTTGTCGGTTCACGACTTTCTTTATAAAAGTAAAGACATTTAA
- a CDS encoding right-handed parallel beta-helix repeat-containing protein — MKRRFFLFWLASISLTTIASITKPSQSAYGQSPETTKTVIFYVATNGSDRWSGKRKAPNILKTDGPFATLHRARDAIRELKNQRGGILQQPVTVMVRRGTYYLAEPLTLTEEDSGTAEFPITYQAYPNEKPVISGGRLINNWKRRGRFWVAKLPTLETGKWYFRLLRVDNDWAIRARYPKFDPDNPSRSWLYVNPLPPIANNQGRFNSSVGSIHNPGDKLEWNISVAKAGKYRVWIRYANNMKVYGVENMDGRTALRVNGGKPVKLQNLPNTGSFSTFRWSFAATLWLKAGKQTLTWENLQGGGLSIDALCLTDDFNWNPAKAIDVDAAGEVLVSSKRADKNLIVVQAEAFDRSVGNKIATFSRSRLRHRLAIAPGQFPNWQDWEGAEVNVFLTGDYGNAILPITQVDRAARTLYGNFTSADYPPAAGNRFFIENVREALNNPGEWYLDTQKDELIYLPRSHDFPKNIDVVAPAMDRLIVLQGSNPETALVENIKFQGLSFSDTDYTIADNYFFPANAAVWLSAARQCEIENCSFTSLGGYGVRIEKSSHDNRIVHNQMSQLGQGGVVLLGDKDSQPVNNLIAANDIHDGGKVYKHVAGVYIVNSSNNRIAHNNIYRMPRYGISLKTIERDRYSRHNIIEFNAIVDTNLETSDTGAIESYTGDRKQLTGNIIRFNYIRNVVGMGTNRKGQILSPYYTWGIYLDAHTSGVKVYGNVIIGTVRGGIYINGGKKNLVENNIFINGGKNQLRVNFRDPGFATGNIIRRNLVVYKNPQATLWKSINKGFKAWQPVLMSECDYNLYWHTGSLNLAAPKQTNLTPEGNFEQWQTAGFDRHSLIADPLFVNAEAEDYRLKPNSPAFKLGFKRIPLERIGISGFNVSSKQ; from the coding sequence ATGAAGCGACGATTTTTTTTGTTTTGGCTGGCTAGCATTTCTCTAACAACGATCGCTAGTATCACCAAACCTTCACAGTCAGCCTACGGGCAATCGCCAGAAACAACAAAGACAGTTATATTTTATGTTGCCACTAACGGGAGCGATCGCTGGTCGGGGAAACGCAAAGCTCCTAATATATTAAAGACAGACGGACCTTTTGCCACACTGCATCGGGCGCGAGATGCTATTAGAGAGTTAAAAAATCAGCGAGGAGGAATTCTTCAACAACCCGTAACCGTAATGGTGCGTCGCGGTACTTATTATCTAGCCGAACCCCTAACCCTAACCGAGGAAGATTCTGGAACGGCGGAGTTTCCCATTACCTATCAAGCCTATCCCAACGAAAAGCCTGTTATTAGTGGAGGCAGGTTAATCAATAACTGGAAGCGACGGGGACGTTTTTGGGTTGCGAAGTTGCCTACTTTAGAAACGGGGAAATGGTATTTTCGTCTACTGCGCGTGGATAACGATTGGGCAATTCGCGCTCGTTATCCCAAATTCGATCCCGACAATCCCTCAAGAAGTTGGCTTTATGTAAATCCTCTGCCGCCTATCGCCAATAACCAGGGCAGATTTAATTCTAGTGTGGGTAGTATTCACAATCCAGGCGACAAGTTAGAGTGGAATATTTCTGTTGCTAAAGCTGGCAAATATAGAGTCTGGATTCGCTACGCCAACAACATGAAAGTTTATGGTGTTGAAAATATGGATGGCAGAACTGCTCTTAGGGTAAATGGTGGAAAACCTGTCAAGCTACAAAATTTACCTAATACGGGCAGCTTTAGTACCTTTCGCTGGTCGTTTGCGGCGACACTTTGGCTAAAGGCTGGAAAGCAAACTTTAACTTGGGAAAATCTTCAAGGGGGAGGTTTATCAATAGATGCTCTTTGTTTGACCGACGATTTTAATTGGAATCCTGCAAAAGCGATCGATGTAGATGCAGCAGGTGAAGTTCTGGTTAGCTCAAAACGAGCGGACAAAAACTTAATTGTCGTTCAGGCAGAAGCTTTCGATCGCTCTGTAGGAAATAAAATCGCCACCTTTTCTCGTAGTCGCCTACGGCATCGCTTGGCGATCGCTCCTGGTCAATTTCCTAACTGGCAAGACTGGGAGGGAGCAGAAGTAAATGTGTTTCTGACAGGAGACTATGGCAACGCAATTTTACCAATTACTCAGGTAGATCGAGCCGCTCGCACTTTGTACGGCAATTTTACCAGTGCCGACTATCCACCTGCTGCTGGCAATCGCTTTTTTATAGAGAATGTTCGTGAGGCATTAAATAATCCTGGTGAGTGGTATTTAGACACACAAAAAGATGAATTAATCTATTTGCCTAGAAGCCACGACTTTCCTAAAAATATAGATGTCGTTGCCCCTGCAATGGATAGGCTAATCGTTCTACAAGGCAGTAATCCCGAAACGGCTTTGGTAGAAAACATTAAGTTTCAAGGTTTGAGCTTTAGCGATACGGACTACACAATAGCGGACAATTACTTTTTTCCTGCCAATGCCGCAGTTTGGTTATCGGCAGCCAGACAGTGTGAGATTGAAAATTGCTCCTTTACCAGTCTTGGCGGCTATGGGGTAAGGATCGAAAAATCTAGCCACGACAATCGCATCGTACACAACCAGATGTCGCAGTTGGGGCAAGGTGGGGTAGTTCTTCTAGGAGATAAAGACTCTCAACCAGTTAATAATTTAATTGCTGCCAACGATATTCATGATGGTGGTAAAGTCTACAAACACGTAGCTGGAGTCTATATTGTCAACAGCAGCAATAATCGGATCGCTCACAACAATATCTATCGGATGCCACGTTACGGCATTTCTCTAAAAACAATAGAGCGCGATCGCTATTCCCGTCACAATATCATTGAGTTTAATGCGATTGTCGATACCAATTTAGAAACCAGCGATACTGGAGCTATTGAAAGCTATACGGGCGATCGCAAACAGCTTACTGGTAATATTATCCGCTTTAACTACATTCGTAATGTGGTCGGTATGGGAACTAACAGAAAAGGACAAATTCTTTCACCATACTACACCTGGGGAATTTATCTAGATGCTCATACCAGCGGCGTAAAAGTTTACGGAAATGTAATTATCGGTACGGTAAGAGGCGGTATTTATATTAACGGCGGTAAAAAAAACCTGGTAGAAAATAATATTTTTATCAACGGCGGTAAAAATCAACTCCGAGTCAATTTTAGAGATCCTGGTTTTGCAACGGGTAATATTATCAGACGCAATCTTGTCGTGTACAAAAATCCCCAGGCAACCCTATGGAAAAGTATTAATAAAGGTTTTAAAGCTTGGCAGCCCGTTTTAATGTCAGAATGCGACTACAATCTTTACTGGCATACAGGTAGTTTGAATCTTGCAGCACCAAAGCAAACTAATTTAACTCCCGAAGGCAATTTCGAGCAGTGGCAGACAGCAGGATTCGATCGCCATTCCCTAATTGCCGATCCTTTATTTGTTAATGCCGAAGCAGAAGACTACAGGCTCAAACCCAACTCTCCTGCTTTCAAACTAGGTTTTAAACGAATACCTTTAGAACGTATCGGAATTAGTGGTTTTAATGTAAGTTCTAAGCAATAG